The region TCGGGCGGATGTCGTGTACGGCTTCGGCCCACGGCTCCTCCCATCGCCAGGCGCCGGACGTAAAACTGCTGGACGTAAAACTGTCTGATACATCCGCGGGCTGTGTACAGCGGGAATGTCGCCATATGTCTTGTTGCCGCCGTACTTGCGGTGAAATTTTACGGCAGTGCCACATCTCACGGCAATTTCTTTTTTACACCTTTTTCCCCCTGAATTTGTTATTCTTTGTACCATGAGTTATTCGCTTTCTTTTGTCCTTCAGCTACCTCCTTCGACAGCTTACGCCAAACTGGATTCTGTTGCGCAGAACCTGCTTTCGGGCATGAGCAAGATGTTGGAATCCGGCAAGGTGAAGTTTTCCATCTTTATGGATGGTCCTACCTTGGAGGCTGCCCACAAGGCTGCCCGTCCGCTGATGTTTGGAAGGTTCAAGAAAGCTATCGAAGAAGGTTTTCTAGAGGTTCTTGGCGGCGGTTATTACGACCCCATGCTGCCGCTATTCCCGACGGAGCTGCAGTCTATGCAGTTGGCGGAACATCGTGACTTGATGTGGAAGCTGTTCGGCGTAGAACCTGCCGGATACTTCAATTCCTCCATGGTGTGGGAAATGGAGATGACGGAACTTCTCGAAAAGAACCGTTTTGAATTTGCGCTAGTGCAGGAATCCGCATTGCAGGATGCCCTTGGCCGTACAACGCATGTGTCTGGCTGGTATTCCGTGGAGGACAAGGGTTCCTTCATGAGGGTGTTGCCTGTTTCGGAACGCTTGTCCCAGGCTATTGAGGAAGATGATATTCAATGGCAGGAGATTGCAGAACTGTACTGCAGGGACGGCAAGACTGCTGTTGTGATTCTTGACGTTCCTCCACAGCCTGGCGATATTGTTCCCTTCTTTGAACGTCTTATAGATTTCGTCGAGACGAACGACATCGCGACCAAAACCGTGGGCAGTGTTGTGAACGACCAGAATTCCGAGGGTCGTCTGAGCTTCCTGCTGTCGGCCGGGCGTAAGATCGGGCTTCCCGTGACGGCAAAGACCTGCCGTGAGCTTTTGATCAGACGTCCCGAGGTGAATCTTCTGCATAAGTCTCTGATGGCTTTGTTCCATAGGGCGGAAGCCTCCCTCAAGGACAAGGAACTTCGTAACATTTACCAAATGCTCTTGCCCGCCATGTCGCCGATTTATTACCGCGATATGCAGGATTGTTCCGGCATGCGCTCCCCTCAGGTGCGTTCCTGGGGTAGCAGGTTCTTGCTGCAGGCATCAAAACGTTTGACGGAGCTTGTCTCCTTTGACGGTATCCGTCTTGAAATCGCAGATTTTATGCTGGAAGGACGCAAGTCCATCTGGGCGGAAAATCAGGAGTATACCTTCTTGATGGATTACTTTACCGGTGGTATTCTCCGTATCTTGAACATGACTTCCGGCGAGAACACCGTTCTTGGTTCCTGGCGTGATGATGGCATGGCCTCTGTAGGTTTCCTTGACTTTATGATTCCCAACACGGAAATTCATGCCCCTAAGCTGGACCAACTTTTGGCTGATAGGGAAGGCTGTCTTAAGGATTCGTACGATTATCAGATCAAGCGTCACGAGGACGGTACCGACATCAAGCTTCTTTCGGAACAGCATTTCAACCTTGCTGAAAAGAAGGGTTTGTTCCACGTTCAAAAGGACTACGCCCTTTCTGCCACTGGTTCTGAATTCACTTTGAAATATGTGGTGAACAACAACGGATTTGAAATGGTCAAGGGTTTCTTTGGAACCTTGATCGAAACAGGGCTACTCGCCTGCGACCGTACTAAGGGCTCCATTTGCGTCGATGGTTCAGATCTTCATTATGATTTTAGTGAACCTCTTGTTTATCCGGAGGCCCGCAAGCTGGAAATTGTGGACAAGTACAATTCCTGCAGGGTTCAGTTCGAGTTTGAACAGCCAGCTTCTCTTTTGATTTCCCCGGTGTTCAGCGCATCTTCTTCTGCGGCTCCCGAAGATTTCCAGGGTATACGCCTCTTCCCCTTCTGGAAAGTAGGGCTTGCTAGCCTTGCCGAGACTTCGTTCAATGTAACCACCCGCTTTTCAAAGAGGTAGTTTGTGAAGTCCGATTTGATTGACATTCAGGTGGAATCCCGCGGCAGCGATGTTGAAATTTCCTTGTCAGGATCTCTTGGTTTTCCCCAGCTTCCTGCCGTAAAGGAAAAGCTGGCCATGCTGGTGGATGGCCCGGGCTGTTTTTTCTTTTTGAATATACAGAACGCCCATTTTACCAGTGACCTGTATCTTGATTTCTTTCTGGAATTGTTGAATAGGGTGA is a window of Fibrobacter sp. DNA encoding:
- a CDS encoding DUF1926 domain-containing protein, yielding MSYSLSFVLQLPPSTAYAKLDSVAQNLLSGMSKMLESGKVKFSIFMDGPTLEAAHKAARPLMFGRFKKAIEEGFLEVLGGGYYDPMLPLFPTELQSMQLAEHRDLMWKLFGVEPAGYFNSSMVWEMEMTELLEKNRFEFALVQESALQDALGRTTHVSGWYSVEDKGSFMRVLPVSERLSQAIEEDDIQWQEIAELYCRDGKTAVVILDVPPQPGDIVPFFERLIDFVETNDIATKTVGSVVNDQNSEGRLSFLLSAGRKIGLPVTAKTCRELLIRRPEVNLLHKSLMALFHRAEASLKDKELRNIYQMLLPAMSPIYYRDMQDCSGMRSPQVRSWGSRFLLQASKRLTELVSFDGIRLEIADFMLEGRKSIWAENQEYTFLMDYFTGGILRILNMTSGENTVLGSWRDDGMASVGFLDFMIPNTEIHAPKLDQLLADREGCLKDSYDYQIKRHEDGTDIKLLSEQHFNLAEKKGLFHVQKDYALSATGSEFTLKYVVNNNGFEMVKGFFGTLIETGLLACDRTKGSICVDGSDLHYDFSEPLVYPEARKLEIVDKYNSCRVQFEFEQPASLLISPVFSASSSAAPEDFQGIRLFPFWKVGLASLAETSFNVTTRFSKR